One window of the Chitinophaga niabensis genome contains the following:
- a CDS encoding IPT/TIG domain-containing protein, whose protein sequence is MKRITYACLLLGAALVACTKESVNSNEKGPYGDPVLPAINFAEEQAISPAKGKVGDEVILKGRGFLAVKDNLKVLFNGTAAPIIKVTDTTITVTVPELGSSGAVSAQIGQEFYFGPYFPVFGPFQMDTIFPSVRGGNANIFNVIPVPGNKYMIGGDFWEYDNSAIAGGVNRLARINADGTLDRTFAYGNFTGPSGYINPMVYMPDEQQYLVGGYFTGYDQVSQVFSIAKVNTNGGVAQRSVIRPSGAATPASELEGGFRGTVSGLLIQSDKKIIAIGNYRYYVRPNYNLTTMELGIDSLHLDSTMVFNIARLHPDGTLDSSYHYDLVNHQGKLTVNGSITSSHLLADDKLLIAGNFTTYAGQNAGRIARLNTDGSLDAGFNVGTGPDQAISTILVQPDGKIICAGNFKKFNGVNTGGIVRLNADGSPDPTFNVGEGADGYVNTLGLIPGGNIIAAGTFRKFAGVTRSNFVVLTPNGAVHKTYNTNGGITFSGSGGLGQITKILPMTGQNALLMVGTFTQFDYRQANRIVRVAYQ, encoded by the coding sequence ATGAAAAGAATAACATATGCATGCCTGCTACTGGGTGCCGCACTGGTGGCTTGCACCAAGGAATCGGTGAACAGCAACGAAAAAGGCCCGTATGGCGATCCCGTGCTGCCTGCCATCAATTTTGCGGAAGAACAGGCTATTTCACCTGCGAAGGGGAAAGTAGGGGATGAGGTGATCCTGAAGGGGAGAGGCTTCCTGGCAGTGAAAGATAACCTTAAAGTATTGTTCAATGGCACAGCAGCACCCATTATAAAAGTAACAGACACTACCATTACGGTAACTGTGCCGGAGCTGGGCAGCAGTGGCGCCGTGTCCGCACAGATAGGGCAGGAGTTCTATTTCGGGCCGTATTTCCCCGTATTCGGTCCTTTCCAGATGGATACCATTTTTCCCAGTGTAAGAGGTGGTAACGCCAATATTTTCAATGTTATTCCCGTACCGGGTAATAAGTACATGATAGGTGGCGACTTCTGGGAATATGACAACTCTGCGATTGCAGGAGGTGTGAACCGGCTGGCGCGCATTAATGCAGATGGTACGCTGGACCGTACTTTTGCTTACGGTAACTTCACGGGTCCTTCAGGTTATATAAATCCCATGGTATACATGCCCGATGAGCAGCAATACCTGGTAGGCGGGTACTTTACCGGCTATGACCAGGTAAGCCAGGTATTCAGTATTGCAAAAGTGAATACAAACGGAGGCGTTGCACAACGTTCTGTTATTCGCCCATCCGGTGCTGCCACTCCGGCTTCTGAGCTGGAAGGCGGTTTCCGTGGTACGGTGAGCGGATTGTTGATACAGAGTGATAAAAAGATCATTGCTATCGGTAACTACCGCTATTATGTACGGCCTAATTATAATCTTACCACTATGGAGCTGGGGATAGACTCACTTCACCTGGATTCTACCATGGTATTTAACATCGCACGCCTGCATCCTGACGGTACGCTGGATTCTTCTTATCACTACGACCTGGTGAACCATCAGGGTAAATTAACGGTGAATGGAAGTATCACCAGTTCTCATTTGCTGGCGGATGATAAGCTGCTGATAGCTGGTAACTTCACCACCTACGCCGGTCAAAACGCAGGCCGCATTGCCCGCCTGAATACAGATGGTTCTTTAGATGCTGGCTTTAATGTTGGTACAGGGCCGGATCAGGCTATTTCCACTATTCTTGTGCAGCCGGATGGTAAGATCATCTGCGCAGGCAACTTTAAAAAGTTTAATGGTGTGAATACAGGAGGTATAGTGCGGCTTAATGCAGATGGTTCTCCTGATCCCACCTTTAACGTGGGAGAAGGTGCTGACGGGTATGTAAATACCCTGGGACTGATACCCGGCGGCAATATTATTGCGGCTGGAACTTTCCGCAAGTTTGCAGGTGTAACCCGCAGCAATTTTGTGGTGCTTACACCAAATGGTGCTGTGCATAAAACTTATAACACTAACGGAGGGATTACGTTTAGCGGTAGCGGAGGTTTAGGGCAGAT